A genomic window from Sorex araneus isolate mSorAra2 chromosome 2, mSorAra2.pri, whole genome shotgun sequence includes:
- the HTR1F gene encoding 5-hydroxytryptamine receptor 1F: MDFLNSSDQNLTSEELLNGMPSKILVSLTLSGLALMTTTINSLVIAAIIVTRKLHHPANYLICSLAVTDFLVAVLVMPFSIVYIVRESWIMGQVVCDIWLSVDITCCTCSILHLSAIALDRYRAITDAVEYARKRTPKHAGIMITIVWIISIFISMPPLFWRHQRINRDDECIIKHDHIVSTIYSTFGAFYIPLTLILILYYKIYKAAKTLYHKRQASRIVKEELNGQILSESGEKSTRLVSTPYLLEKSLSDPSTDFDKIQSTIRNPRSELKYEKSWRRQKISGTRERKAATTLGLILGAFVICWLPFFVKELVVNICEKCKISEEMSNFLTWLGYLNSLINPLIYTIFNEDFKKAFQKLVRCRG, translated from the coding sequence atggatttCTTAAACTCATCTGACCAAAACTTAACCTCAGAAGAATTGTTAAATGGCATGCCATCCAAAATTTTggtgtctctcactctctccggACTGGCCTTGATGACTACAACTATCAACTCTCTCGTGATCGCTGCAATTATCGTGACCCGAAAGTTACATCACCCAGCCAACTATTTAATTTGCTCCCTTGCAGTTACAGATTTCCTTGTCGCTGTCCTGGTGATGCCTTTCAGTATTGTTTATATTGTGAGAGAGAGCTGGATTATGGGGCAAGTGGTCTGTGACATTTGGCTAAGCGTTGATATTACATGCTGCACGTGCTCCATCTTGCATCTCTCTGCTATAGCTTTGGATCGATACCGGGCCATCACAGATGCTGTTGAGTATGCCAGGAAAAGAACTCCCAAGCATGCTGGCATTATGATTACGATTGTCTGGattatatctatttttatctcTATGCCTCCTCTATTCTGGAGGCATCAAAGAATTAATCGAGATGATGAATGCATCATTAAGCATGACCACATTGTTTCCACAATTTACTCAACATTTGGGGCTTTTTACATACCATTAACGTTGATTTTGATCCTCTactacaaaatatataaagcagcaAAGACATTATACCACAAGAGGCAGGCAAGTAGGATCGTCAAGGAGGAGCTGAATGGCCAAATCCTTTCAGAAAGTGGTGAGAAGAGTACTAGACTGGTCTCCACACCCTACTTGCTAGAAAAGTCTTTATCTGATCCATCAACAGACTTTGATAAAATTCAAAGCACAATAAGAAATCCCAGGTCTGAATTAAAGTATGAGAAATCTTGGAGAAGACAAAAGATCTCAGGCACAAGAGAGCGCAAAGCAGCTACTACCCTAGGACTAATCTTGGGCGCATTTGTAATATGTTGGCTTCCCTTTTTTGTGAAAGAATTGGTTGTTAATATCTGTGAAAAGTGTAAAATTTCTGAAGAAATGTCAAATTTTTTGACATGGCTTGGTTATCTTAATTCCCTTATAAATCCACTGATCTATACAATCTTTAATGAAGACTTCAAGAAAGCATTTCAAAAACTTGTGCGATGTCGAGGTTAG